GAAATCATGCATGCTTATCTGAGTACATCTACATATATAAACCTATATAGATATATCTTACCTAGCTTTTTAACTTCTGTCGCACGCTTCCAATTTGGGAATAGATTGAACACCATTTTTAAGCAGTCCATGAAGGGATGACTTGTATTGCTCATCGATTACCCAATGATatagttacatatatatacagttaagttattatatatataattcagaACCTTCTTTCGCAATACAAAAGCGAGGAACATATTGCTTTTACTGGCATCCACGTAAAGACTCACCACCTTTCTTGTATCTCAAGCGATGAATATTGTTCCAGTGATACAGATTCAAACTAGGGATCTACACTCTAGTTCAAACCAAGTATGAAAAACATTAGAAAACTACTTCATTTCTTTCATAAAAAGTCTTTTAAATCCGGATGAAAAACATTAGAAAGTTACTTCATGTTTTTCATAAAGTctttttgaagttttattttcttagtatCAGCTtgtaataaactaaaaaaaaatgaggACCATTCTAGAGGcttgattgaaaaaaaaaagattttgtatttGGTTAAAGcgtataatataatttttttaatcatatttgttAATGTGTGAAAAGTTCAAAAACTACACTTAATTAACTTATAACGGAaggaataatattattttatgttctaTCCGTTCTTCAACCCTTCTTTACGTTTCGTTTCGTTTCATTACATAATTAAGAGCACTTTAGTACAAAAACGATTATACTAACTTTTTTTAGTTTCGTGAGGTTAACACAAACTATAATTATATGGAATTAATTTCGAGATTCAGCAAAGCTCAAGAAAATAATCAAACCAACAAAGAGTTCATACTTAAACTAAAACGAGTTGAACAACTAACTGGTAAGAGCTGAAAACATTAAACTATCAAAaatatcatctttttttttgtaaatcaaaTCATTATCCCCTGTATATAAATTgagaatcattaaaaaaattgtaaccttaaatttttactaattaaaaagataCCAGGTTTAAGTGTCACTTAATTAGGATGTAAATTTAGCTTACGCGacagtttaaaaattaattgaaaaacatgttggtCTAAATTCAATTACTAGGGAACATTATAATATAAGAAGCATatattctttctttaaataaaatctacggaattaactaatatgattaacatatatatgataattaatgactatgaataataaagatttgataacaatttttgcatcattcttcatttctgtttaattttatattattaaaaaaattaaacaatcacattaaccatataataaaaaattagatttttttcttatatattatattttgaattttttaaaatgactttaaattacaaaaatgaggaaaccttatatgttatgtttttcttatatgttataatttgaaatttttaaaacgactttaaattacaaaaaaaatgtaagttttccttaagtatacgattaaaaacattaattgatatgtatcaattcgatggttgatctgaaacctttcaaaaccatatggaagataaatgtcaaaataattcaactgtgcaAACAAtgttgttcacttttttcaaaaatgttttcggtgaaaaaaataaagtttttgtgtcgtaatttgtttaattttcaaTTCGATCAACCtgtgatatattaattatagtttagttttacgatttttaataaaaattgatccggtccattggatataaattatatagtaacaacaaaaaatattgtatatataaataaaaagatcaaatatataaaaaaattgtcaataatatatacaaataaaactcaACATGCGCTTATCCTtgtattattatattatctatcaacaaaataaattcacatcgtgaaaaataaatataatcacAAATTCAGGGATCTCTACTATAAAAACACAATCACCAATTAATGTGACTGAAATCATATCCATCGAATTGTCGTTTACCATCAAAATATCTCATTAGTCATTAGTTTTCAGATTTTTATTTCCTTAGtcatttgtattgaaaaagtaataaaataaaaattgacgaTTTAAATTCTTAACAGCTTCACTGCTTTTCGGACCCTATAAATACACAGTCATTTCTCAATTTCGCAGTCTTCACAGCTCTCAAAAACCCCCTTTGGAATACGATACGACCTGGGAGTCTTCAGGTACGTTCACCAtcttgattagggttttacTATTTTACTATTTATCATTTCTTAGTCTTGGGCTTGTTTTTGATTCAATGGTTGAGTATCGTCGCTGAGTTGGTGATGCGTAAGGTTAGGGTTTGAATATCAATGCTAAAGATTCTCGTTCTCTATTACTTTCATCGCAGAAAATGTGTAGCGACACGATCATTGAGTATGAGCAAGGATGTAAGTGCTTGGAAACTGGTGTTTCCAAGCTTACAAGGATTCTTGAAGAAGAGACGTCTGAGAAACCGTTTAATCGTGAACAATACATAGAGGCATACACAACAATCTACAATATGTGCATCCAGGAAGACCCTCACAATTACTCTCAGAGGCTTTATCATAAGTACCACGACATTGTTGAACACTATGCCAACGAAACGGTATTGAGTTTTAACTTCTCTCTTTAatgtttgagaaaaaaaagttttatatatatatatatatatttttttttttttttttgtgtgggttAGGTGTTGCCTTGTATTCAGCTGAAGCAGGATGAGTATCTGCTGAGAGAGCTTTCTCGGAAGTGGGATCATTACAAAGTGTTCGTTAAGTGGTTATCCCACTTCTTCAACTATCTTGAACGTTTCTTCATTTCATATAGAAACTACCCATCACTTCTTGAAGTTGCCATGAAGTCCTTCCGCGACCTAGTTTACCTTGAGGTGCAAGTCAGTGTAAAAGATGTTGTTATGGCACTGGTAagcacatttatatatatatatatatatatatatatataatagaatctGTGACTGAGTATCTATCTAACTATAGCTAACACGGTTTGTATTTTAACAGATTCATAAAGAACGTGAGGGAGAACAGATTGAGAGGGAACTACTGAAAAACATAGTAGACATCTTTGTTCAGAGTGGGATGGGAACTATGGAAAGGTATGAAAAGGATTTTGAGATGTTCTTGCTTGAAGACACGGCGTCTTACTACTCACGCAAGGCCTCAAGCTGGATCCAGGAGGATTCTTGCCCTGAATACATGATAAAGTCTGAGGAGTCTTTGAAAAAGGAGAAGGAGAGAGTCATTCACTACCTTCACTCAACCACCGAGCCCAAACTAGTTGAGATTGTGCAGGAAAAATTGTTGGTTTCGGTTGCAAAACAGCTTCTAGAGAAAGAGCACCTATGTGCGTTGCTGAGAGATGACAAGATGGATGATCTCTCCAGGATATACAGGCTTTTTAACCCAATTACCAAAGGTTTGGAACCTGTTGCTGAAGCCTTCAGGCTTCATGTTACTAGTGAAGGGAATGCACTTATCAAACAAGCCCAAGACTCAGCTACTACTGGTAGCGTGGAGGGACAGGTCCTTGTCGGGAAGATAATAGACCTACACGATAAGTACATGGTCTATGTCACGGACTGTTTCAAGAACCATACCCTCTTCCATAAGGCGTTGAAAGAAGCTTTTGAAATCTTCTGTAACAAGAAAGTGGGTGGAAGCTCTAGTGCAGAGTTGCTTGCAACCTTTTGCGACAATCTTTTCAAGAAGTCAGGAAAGAGTGATGAAGCTATTGAAGCTGAGATTGACAATGTAAAAATCTCTGTCCATCAGTTTCATTTTATTCTTGGCTTTTTAATGCTAATAGTTCTTTTTACATGATGATTACAGGTGGTTAATCTGCTTGATTATATAAGTGACAAGGATCTTTTTGCCGAGTTTTATAGGTAACACGTCTCCGCCTCCAATGTGTATTTGTATCTTATTGCTCACGCTAATGCTTTAATGGTTGTTTGCAGGAAGAAGCTAGCACGTAGACTCTTGTTTGATCGCAAAGTTAATGATGAGCATGAAAGAAGTATGCTTACAAAGCTCAAAGGACAACATGGTGGCCAGTTTACATCTAAGATGGAGGGCATGGTTcgttataaatgattttattttattttccttgcTTTGTTTTAATAGTAACCTTTTGTACATTTTATAGGTGACTGATATGGAATTGGCCAAAGAAAATCAGAAGGGCTTCGAGGGATATCTAAAAGCTAAACCAGGTGGGATTGATTTGGCAGTCACTGTTCTCAACACAGGTTTTTGGCCGAGTTACAAAACATCCACCGACCTCAATTTACCACGTGAAATGGTCGAGTGTGTTGACGCTTTCAACTCTTATTACCAATCGAAAACCACTAAGAGGAAGCTCAGCTGGATTTATTCTCTGGGAACATGTCATGTTATTGGAAGATTTGATCATAAATCAATCGAGTTGGTCCTTTTTACCTACCaggtatctatatatatttatacatatatccttttgtttttttggtttgttctcTCGTgacttatatattttgatttatctGTTTTCTTTCAGGCTGTTGTGCTGTGTCTATTCAACAACACAGAAAGAGTAACCTACCAGGAGATCATTGAACAACTAAACCTCAGCCATGAAGATCTTGTAAGGGTGCTTCATTCACTCTCATGCTCAAAGTACAAGATTCTTAACAAGGAACCAGCCTCAAAGAGTATCTCTACAACGGATGTTTTCGAACTCAACACCAAGTTCACAGATAAAATGAGGAGAATCAAGGTATGTATGCATAAGATTCATTGTCTTCTTtccaacaaagaaaaaagactAGCTACTAATGATTGTTGTGTAACAGGTGCCTCTTCCTCCAGCGGATGACCGCAAGAAAGTAGTTGAAGACGTTGATAAAGATAGAGGCTATGCGATTGATGCTTGTATTGTGAGGATCATGAAGAGCAGAAAAGTGTTGCTGCATCAACAGTTGGTCTCTGAATGTGTTGAGCAGCTTAGCAGAATGTTCAAGGTAAATCACAAAAACAAGAGTGTGTATAGTCACATTGGTTTTCAtatttggagattaagaacatcTTCTtattggttgtttttgttttatcttgCAGCCTGATGTAAAGATGATCAAGAAAAGGATTGAGGAGTTGATCAGCAGAGAGTACTTAGAGAGGGACACCAAAAACCCCAATACTTTCAAATATGTGGCTTAGTTCAGAGTACCTTCTAGAGGAGAGTAGAGAAGGTGCTATGGTATTCAACTTTTTGCAAGTCTTAACATTCTCTCAGTTGTCTTGTATAAAATGCTGGAATTAAACGGATAAAAAAACCTTTAATTCAAGTCACAATTGCTACAAAGCCAGAGTATTTACCTTTTCCTAAAGATCTCTATACCATGTATATACTATATGCTCAAAGATCCTATAAGTTTACATATAAGGATTGCCATGAAGCTTGTAACCTGCAACGTTTAATAAATTCCATATGTGTAAAGAACAATAATCATATAAACTAAATTCATAAATGAGACATCATGCATATCATATTATATTACCAGAATCAAAATTAATATCTGACATTAATTATCTCCATCTataaacctatatatatatatatatatatatatatatatatatcaatatctTACCTAGCTTTTTAACTTCTGCCGCACGCTTCCAATTAGGGAATACTGTAGGTTGAAGTGAACACCTTCTTTAAGCGGTACATCGGAAGACGAGCTCGTTGATTAcccaataaaatttatatatatatatatatatatatagagtaagttattatatgtataattcAAAAGCGAGGAATATTTTGCTTTTACGTAAAGACTCACCACCTTTCGTGCGTCTCAAGCGATGAATAcggttttatgtatttttaaagatatataaaaagaaattgaCGATTCAAGTTATTCACCGCTTCACAGCTTCTTGGACCCTATAAATAATTCACACAGTCACCTCTCACTTTCTCAGTCTTCACAGCTCTCACACACCCCGCTGGAATCCGATTCGATACGATCTTCAGGTACGTCAAGATTTTGATCATTAGGGTTTTACTCTTTGATCCATGCACCTTTCTTGCGTCTTACGTTTTATGTTCACGATTCCGATCTAGTAGTTTACGACGGTTTCTCGATCGCTTCTTTGCTTAGGGTTTGCGTTACTGTGACCTGTCGTCGTTGAGTTAGGGTTTCAATAACGATGCTAAAGATTCCCCTTCTCTGTTACTTTCATCGCAGAAAATGTATCGCGCGACGATCATCGATTTTGAGCAAGGATGCAAGTGCTTGGAAGCTGGTGTTTCCGAGCTGAAAAGGATTCTTGAAGAAGAGACGTCTGAGACACGGATTGATCCGAAACAATACTTAGAGCTGTACACAACAATCTACAACATGTGCATCCAGAAACACCCTCACGATCACTCTCAGAGGCTTTATAATAAGTACCACGACATCGTCGAACACTACGCCAAGAAAACGGTATTGAGTTTTTTtgacttctctctctctctttaatgTTTTGAGAAAACAGTTTAataatatgtgtgtgtgtgtggttaGGTGTTGCCTTGTGTTCAGCAGAAGCATGATGAGTACTTGCTGAGAGAGCTTTCTCGTAGGTGGGATCATTACAAAGTCTTCGTTAAGTGGCTATCCCACTTCTTCAACTATCTTGAACGTTTCTTCATTCCACAAAGAAACTACCCGTCACTTCTTGAAGTTGCCATGAAGTCCTTCCGCAACCGTGTTTACCTTGAGGTGCAAGTCAATGCCAAAGATGTTGTTATAGCACTGGTaagcatacatatatatataatataatctgtGAACTGTGATGACCTTAGTCTTGAGTAGTTCTGATTCTGCCTGGTTTGTATTTTGCAGATTGATAAAGAACGTGAGGGGGCACAGATTGACATGGAACTACTGAAAAATGTATTAGACATCTTTGTTCAGAGTGGGATGGGAACTATTGAAAGGTATAAAGAGGATTTTGAGATGTTTTTGCTTGAAGAAACGGAATCTTACTACGCACGCAAGGCCTCAAGGTGGATCCAGGAGTGTTCTTGCCCTGAATACATGATAAAGTCTGAGGAGTCTTTGAaaaaagagaaggagagagTCACACACTACCTTCATTCAAGCACTGAGTCCAAGCTAGTTGAGATTGTGCAGGATATATTGTTGGTTTCGGTTGAAAAGCATCTTCTAGAGAAAGAGCACTCAGGCTGCAGTGCATTGCTGAGAGATGACAAGACTGATGATCTCTCCAGGATGTACAGGCTTTATCATCCGACTCCCAAAGGTTTGGAACCTGTTGCAGACGCCTTCAGGATTCATGTTACTAGAGAGGGGAATGCACTTATCAAACAAGCTCAAGACGCAGCTACTACTGGTAGCTTGGTGGAGGCACAAGTGCTTGTGGGAAAGATAATCGACTTGCACGAGAAGTACATGGTCTATGTCATGGACTGTTTCAAGAACCACACACTCTTCCACAAGGCGTTGAAAGAAGCTTTTGAAGTCTTCTGTAACAAGAAAGTGGCTGGAAGCTCTAGTGCAGAGTTAGTTGCAAACTTTTGTGACAGTCTCTTCAAGAAGTCAGGGAATGACAAGCTGAGTGATGAAGCTATGGAGGCTACTATTGACAATGTAAATTTATCTTCTtaaatttcatttattattGGCTTGATGCTAACAGTTCTTTTACAGGTGGTTAAGCTGCTTGATTATATAAGTGACAAGGACATATTCTCCGAGTTTTATAGGTAACACACATCTCTGCCTCCTATCTTTATTTGTATCTTTATTGCTCACGCTACGAGATCCATGTGGTTGTTTGCAGGAAGAAGCTAGGACGTAGGCTCTTGTTTGATCATCACAAGGTTAATAAGGAGCATGAAACAAGTATGATTACAAAGCTCAAAAGACAACAGGGTGGCCAGTATACTTCTAAGATGGAGGGCATGGTTCGTTACAAacgaattattttattttttttcccttGCTTGTTTAATTAGTAGTGTAACCTTTTTGTACATTGTTTATAGGTGACTGATATGCAACTGGCAAAAGAGTTTCAAAAGGGCTTCAAGGGAAGCTTAACCGCAAAGCCAGGAGGGATTGATTTGGCAGTCACTGTTCTCAACACAGGTTTTTGGCCGAGTTACAAAACATCCACCGACCTCAACCTACCACGTGAAATGGTCGAGTGTGTTGAAGCTTTCAAGTCCTATTACGGAACGAAGACCAATCAGAGGAAGCTCAGGTGGCTTTATTCTCACGGGACATGTCATGTTATTGGAAGTTTCGATCCTAAACCAATCGAGTTGGTCCTTTCTACCTACCaggtatatacatatatatatctccttttgttttggtttgtgaaacattatgttttgatttattcGTTGTCTTTCAGGCTGTTGTGTTGTGTCTATTCAACAACACAGAAAGACTAACCTACCAGGAGATCATTGAGCAACTAAACCTCAGCCATGAAGATCTTGTAAGGGTGCTTCTCTCGCTCTCATGCGCAAAGTACAGGATTCTTAACAAGGAACCAGCCTCAAAGAGCATCTCTACAACGGATGTTTTCGAGTTCAACTCCAAGTTCACCAGTACAATGCGGAGAATCAAGGTATATATAACAAGAGCTATTGTTGCCGgatcaaaaaagaaaagcttCTAATGATTGTTTGTGAAACAGGTCTCTATTCCTCCACCTCCAATAGATGAACGGAAGAAAGTAGTTGAAGATGTTGATCAAGATAGACGCTATGCGATTGATGCTTGTATTGTGCGGATCATGAAGAGCAGAAAAGTGTTGCCCCATCAACAGTTAGTCTCTCAATGTGTTGAGCAGCTTAGCCGAATGTTCAAGGTTAAAAACAAGTATAGTCACGTTGGTTGTTTCAAtatttggagattaagaacatcTTCTTAATGGctgttgttgttttgttttgcagCCTGATATAAAGATGATCAAGAAACGGATTGAGGATTTGATCACCAGAGATTACTTGAAGAGGGATGCAAAAAATCACCACATTTTCAATTATGTGGCTTAGTTCAGAGTACCTTCCAGAGAGCAGAGAAGGTGTTatggttttcaattttttgttaaGTCTTTACATTCTCTCAATTGTCTTGTATAAAATGCTGGATTGAAACGAATAGAAAAAACCCTTTGATTCAAGAAACAATTGCTACAAAGCCAGAGTAATTTTCCTTCCAGTCATTTTGAAGACTATCATTAACCCTTTCCTAAAGTTGTCTTACATTATGTATATACTATACGCTACAACACTCAAAGGTCCTTAACACTATACACTTTAGAAGTGAAATAAGTTTATACAGTCTTCAATTATCCAAGCAAAAAACTCAACGATCAGCTTCCCCTTCTCTTCTCTGCAGTCAGTATGGTCTGTGGTGATAATCTTAACTTTTACATGGTAGGATCATAAGTTCACAACTCACAGTCACATGTTAATTGGTTCCATTGCAAGCCTCACCACACGCAACAGTTTCTCCATGTCCTGAAAATCGAAATCAAGAGCCCTTTTG
This region of Brassica napus cultivar Da-Ae chromosome C5, Da-Ae, whole genome shotgun sequence genomic DNA includes:
- the LOC106400145 gene encoding cullin-1, with amino-acid sequence MYRATIIDFEQGCKCLEAGVSELKRILEEETSETRIDPKQYLELYTTIYNMCIQKHPHDHSQRLYNKYHDIVEHYAKKTVLPCVQQKHDEYLLRELSRRWDHYKVFVKWLSHFFNYLERFFIPQRNYPSLLEVAMKSFRNRVYLEVQVNAKDVVIALIDKEREGAQIDMELLKNVLDIFVQSGMGTIERYKEDFEMFLLEETESYYARKASRWIQECSCPEYMIKSEESLKKEKERVTHYLHSSTESKLVEIVQDILLVSVEKHLLEKEHSGCSALLRDDKTDDLSRMYRLYHPTPKGLEPVADAFRIHVTREGNALIKQAQDAATTGSLVEAQVLVGKIIDLHEKYMVYVMDCFKNHTLFHKALKEAFEVFCNKKVAGSSSAELVANFCDSLFKKSGNDKLSDEAMEATIDNVVKLLDYISDKDIFSEFYRKKLGRRLLFDHHKVNKEHETSMITKLKRQQGGQYTSKMEGMVTDMQLAKEFQKGFKGSLTAKPGGIDLAVTVLNTGFWPSYKTSTDLNLPREMVECVEAFKSYYGTKTNQRKLRWLYSHGTCHVIGSFDPKPIELVLSTYQAVVLCLFNNTERLTYQEIIEQLNLSHEDLVRVLLSLSCAKYRILNKEPASKSISTTDVFEFNSKFTSTMRRIKVSIPPPPIDERKKVVEDVDQDRRYAIDACIVRIMKSRKVLPHQQLVSQCVEQLSRMFKPDIKMIKKRIEDLITRDYLKRDAKNHHIFNYVA
- the LOC106400200 gene encoding cullin-1-like — its product is MCSDTIIEYEQGCKCLETGVSKLTRILEEETSEKPFNREQYIEAYTTIYNMCIQEDPHNYSQRLYHKYHDIVEHYANETLKQDEYLLRELSRKWDHYKVFVKWLSHFFNYLERFFISYRNYPSLLEVAMKSFRDLVYLEVQVSVKDVVMALIHKEREGEQIERELLKNIVDIFVQSGMGTMERYEKDFEMFLLEDTASYYSRKASSWIQEDSCPEYMIKSEESLKKEKERVIHYLHSTTEPKLVEIVQEKLLVSVAKQLLEKEHLCALLRDDKMDDLSRIYRLFNPITKGLEPVAEAFRLHVTSEGNALIKQAQDSATTGSVEGQVLVGKIIDLHDKYMVYVTDCFKNHTLFHKALKEAFEIFCNKKVGGSSSAELLATFCDNLFKKSGKSDEAIEAEIDNVVNLLDYISDKDLFAEFYRKKLARRLLFDRKVNDEHERSMLTKLKGQHGGQFTSKMEGMVTDMELAKENQKGFEGYLKAKPGGIDLAVTVLNTGFWPSYKTSTDLNLPREMVECVDAFNSYYQSKTTKRKLSWIYSLGTCHVIGRFDHKSIELVLFTYQAVVLCLFNNTERVTYQEIIEQLNLSHEDLVRVLHSLSCSKYKILNKEPASKSISTTDVFELNTKFTDKMRRIKVPLPPADDRKKVVEDVDKDRGYAIDACIVRIMKSRKVLLHQQLVSECVEQLSRMFKPDVKMIKKRIEELISREYLERDTKNPNTFKYVA